Part of the Pseudomonas sp. Leaf58 genome is shown below.
TTTCGTTGCTCAAAGCACGCTCAATGACGTCGCGACCGACCGCCAGTCCACGCTCGGGTTGCACGCTGTAACCACGGGCAAACCCGGCAATACGCAACGCAGATTGAGCACCGCTGCCCGGGTTGGTCGTCAGCAACAGTGCCGCAGCACCTTCGCCGAAAACCCACGGGCTGGGGTTCACAGGTGGGTGAGTAGCGTCACGCAGGTACAACGCCGGGGTGATGTTCGGACTGCTACTGACGACGACGGCAGCATCGGCACGGCCTTCGCTCAGATGGGCAGCGGCCTCCATCAAAGCATCCAGCCCCGCATTGCCCTGGGAGCAAAAACCGCCCATGGGACCCTTGCAACGCAAGGCCTCAGCCGCGTGGGCCATGACGCTGCTGTTGAGCATCATCAGCGCATGCAGCGGCGGTGTGTGGGCAAAGAATTGCGCCAACAGATCTGCCGGTTGTGCGCCAATGGCCTGCACTGCATCCCAGCACGAGCTGGGGCCATCCACTTCCGGAATGGCAGCGGTCAATGCGATCCGCTCGTCGGGCAGTTCCAGCCCACGCAAGGTCTCGGCGAGACGGCCGGCGCAATACAGCAGGCGCGCGCCCTGAGGCTCAAGGCTGCGGGACAGTTTGCGGTCGTACACACCAGCTGGCAAGGCGGGCGCTGCGACACAATGGGCCAGACGTACCGGGTCAAAATCCAGCGGTTGCGCGGCCTGAGGTTGACTGCCACGAGACGCACATTCAGTTCCGGCGGCGTTGAGTACCGACGCAGCAGTGATATAAACAGCGGTTGAATTGGATCTGGTCATGTCATGCCCTGCCCAGCACCAACGAACTGTTCACGCCACCAAACCCGAAGGAGTTGGAGAGCACGACATCGATCGGTTGCTGCAACGGTTCGCAAAGGAATTTCAACTCCGGAAATTCGGATTTATCCGGCTGAAAATTGAGGGTCGGCAAGGCCACGCCCAACTGAATGCTCATCAACGACAGCACCGCCTCAATGGCACCACTGCCGGCCAACGAATGCCCTACGGCAGATTTGTTGGCGGTGAACGTCATCTGCTCCAGGGTTTCGCCGAAGACCTGCGCCAGGCCCAGGGCTTCGCAACGGTCATTGGCCTGTGTCGACGTACCGTGAACATTCACATGGTCCACAGCCGCACTGGTCAGTTCGGCATCGACCAGGGCCGCCGTCATGCAGGCGGCATACTTGCTGCCGTCGCGGCTGCTGGAGGTGATTTTCTCTGCCTCGCACAGATTCGCGTAACCCAGCACCCGGCCCAGCGAACAGGCCTGACGACGCTCGGCATGCTCGCGGGATTCCAGCACCAACAGCGCCGCCCCTTCACTCAGCACAAAACCGCAGCGGTCCGGCATGAACGGCCGGCTCTGTTCTTGTGGGGAAAAGTCCACTCGCTGGCAGAGTGCGCCCAGCCCATCAAAGCTGTAGTAGGACAATTCATGGGCCATCAACTCCACCGCGCCACACAACGCCAGGTCGATCTCGCCACGGGCGATCGCTCGATAGGCGCTGCCGATGGCCATGGTGCCGGCGGCACAGGCATCGGAATGTGTGGAGATATGGTCACGTACACCCAGCCATTTGGCGAGATGGCGGGTTTGCTGATCAACCCGCCGGGCAAACGCCCCACCGCTGAGGGTGTGGTTATCCAGGTACTGGTCGAGATCGACCCGCCCCTGATCGTCCATATAACGGCTGGCGTCCCGCAAATCACCGCTCACGCAATGTTTGTTGGCCCCGACGAAAATACCGCTGGCGACTCGGGCAAATGCGCCGTCGGCCAACCCGGCATGGGCCAGCGCCTGACGGGCCACGTAATGCGCCAGCCATTCCTGGCGGGAGGTGGTCTGCAGGTCGCCCGGAAAGGCCGCCGCGATGACCTGCCATTGTTGCTCATCGACAAATCCGGCCGCCGGGTTCGCAAACCCCAGTTCGACAAACGCCGGGTGCTGGCGAATGCAGGAACGGTTTTCGCTGATCGTCGTGAACAGCGAGGCCGCATCCAGTGCCGTGGGAGCCACCAGGCCATAGCCGGTGACCAGAACCTCTCGGGCCTGCATCAAGGCACCCCCTACGCCGAAGCCTTCAACTGGGTGGCCGCGTAATGCTCAACCAACAGACGCGAGATCGAGTCACCGTCCAGAGGGGTCAGGCGAGCACTGCAACCGCCACACACCACTTGTTTGCGTTCATTGAGTTGGGCATGAACCGCGCCACACTCAGGGCAGGTCTCGGGGAGGTAGTTGAAAACGTTATGGCATTGCTGCGCCCAGTTACGCACGGTGGTGGCCGAGAAGACATCGCCCGGCTGCATGCCCACGTGCAACTGGCCCGGCGCATAAGCGCTGAGGCTCTGCTCCAGCAAGGCCACGCCGTCCTGCGTGATTCGGCCTTTTTCGACAAACCGGGTGGCGTCGCCGAACACCGCTACCGCGTGATCCAGCACGCTGGTTTTCGGCAAGGTGCAACCGTACTGACGGCCCAGCTGGAAGCTCAGGTCGACGATGTCCAGCGAGTCGGCGCTGAGGTCGTCAACGATACTGCTGTGCTCTGCCACGTCGCCCCTATCCAACACCAGCAACTGCGCAAGAATCTCCTGTGTACTGCTGATAACGCTGTCCAATTCCAACGGATTATTCATTGATTGTTTCCCTACAAAAGCCGCATTGAATGAATAAAGTCACCGGGCCAAAAAAGCTGTTTTCAGGCCAGATCTATCGAGGGCCGGGAGTCTAAAGTCTCCCCCTAAGGGGAGAGTCAACGCGCCATCATTTCTTTCTGTGAGAAATCCCGACGCGCCCTAAAACCTTGGATTTATGCAGCTCAAGGGTGCTTGGAGAGGAATCGAAAAATGACAAAAACGATTGCTTGAAACAGCACGATAGTTCCAGAAGTCTGCTGGGGTATCGAAGTGTATTTTTGGGGGAACATTTCTGTCCTTGCGCGACGTAAATTTCAGGCACGGTGTCGGACCGACTTCAGGCTCGGATACCACACGCCGGGGCTGATCCAATTCCTAGGCACATACTTATTACTAATGAGTATTTAAATTATATTTTTATATCTTTTAAGATATAAAAACCGGACCACCGGACCCTCGATTTTTCCCGCCGCCTCCTTGCGCCCTTGCCAAAGCAGCGCAGGGGCAAGGCATCCAGCGCGACCGTGATAAATAGAGAATCCTCATGTCCGATCCAACTCCCCTGCTCTTCGGCCTCTACGAGCAAGCCAGCGTCGGCTGTGGCGGTGCGCCCAGCCTGTGGACGCATCCGGCCGACGAGCGCCTGGGCATCAACACCCTGAAATTCTGGTCGAATCAGGCGCGCATCGCCGAACAGGCCAACCTTGACCTGTTCTTCTTCGCCGACGTACTGGGCTTCTACGACGTGCATGGTGGCAACCATGACGCCGCCCTGAAATGGGCCGTGGAAGCACCGGCCAATGACCCGCTGCTGCACATCCCGGCGTTGGCCGCGCTGACCGAGCACCTGGCCTTCGGCGCGACGGTGAGTACCACCTACGAACACCCATTCAGCCACGCGCGGCGCTTCAGCACGCTGGATCACCTGACCGACGGGCGCATCGGCTGGAACATCGTCACCTCTTACCTGAGCAGCGCGGCGCGCAACTTCGGCCTGAATCAGATGATCCGCCACGACGACCGCTACGCGCGCGCCGAAGAGTTCATGGAGGTGGTCTATAAACTCTGGGAAGGCAGCTGGGCCGATGATGCGGTGGTCGCCGACAAGGCAAAGCAGCTATACGCCCGTGGCGAGCGGGTACGCCCAATCGACCATGAAGGCACCTACTACCGGGTAGCCGGACCACACCTGACGGCGCCTTCGCCGCAACGCAGCCCGTTGTTGATCCAGGCGGGATGGTCCGGACGGGGCCGGCAGTTCGCCGCCAAGCATGCCGAGCTGATCTTCACCGCCAAGTCCGACCCGCTGGAGATTCGCGCCGGGCTCGACGATATCGCTCGCCAGGCAGTGGCTAACGGCCGCGCCGCCGATGACGTGAAATCGCTCACCGTGCTGCGGATTGTCACCGCGCCGACCGCCATTGAGGCGCAGCAGAAATACGATCAGTTGCAAAGTCACTATCACCTAAAGGCGCAACTGGTCAGCTATGCCGGCGACACTGGCATCGATATCGGCCGCTATGCCGACAACGAGCCCCTGACCACCCAGACCGAAGGCATGACCTCTTACGTGATGCGCCCCGATGGCAGCGGCAAGCCGCTGACCGCCGGCGACGTGCGTCAGCGCTTCGCCAAGGTCACCCGTGGCACCGATCTGATTCTGGTCGGCACGCCAGCCCAGGTAGCCGAAAAGATCGAGGAACACGCGCGGCTTTCTGGCACCACCGGCTACATGCTCAACCCGCTGATCAGCCCCGGTACGCTGACCGACTTTGCCGAATGGGTCGTGCCCGAGTTGCAGAAACGCGGGCTGTACCGCACTGCCGCGCAACGCGGCACCTTGCGCTCACGCTTGCGCGGTGACGGCGCCAACCATCTGCCAAGCAATGCCTATGGAGCACGCTTCAGGTTTACTCAGGGCTGATTGCCGTGACGAAAAAACCCGCCCAGCTTGCGCTGGACGGGTTGGTTTTAGGCCCACCCAGTTAAAACTAAAAAGCATATAAATATTTACTTATATTATTTTTAGAGATAACAAAATATCTCTATAAGTGAGCCATCAGGAGCGCATCCAGCGCCTCGACCCGCTGTTGCAGCCGCCATTGTTGCCACAGCAACAGGCCGGCAACTGTTTGCTCGGCAACAGCGGATCAACAAATCGTCTGCCAAGGCAACAGCCCTGCGCTTGTCACCAGGCCTGCGCCCCAGTTTTTACGGGGGCTTCGCTCTTGGTACAGGGCTTGCTCAAAGGACTGAGCCTACACCAACAGCCCTACAGGAATTTACCGGATGAGCACTCCTTTCAAAGTCGTCGCCGTCTCTGGCGGCACCGCCCGCCCCTCGCGCACCCTGGCCCTGACCGAGGCCATCGTCAGCGAGGTTGGCCGGCGTCTGAACATCGATGCGCACCTGATCGAGCTGGGCAACATCGCCCGCCCGCTGGGCAGCGCACTGTGGCGCAAGGAGTTGCCGGAAACCGTCGAACATGAGCTGCGCCAGATCGAGTCGGCCGACCTGTTGATCGTCGCCGCGCCGGTCTATCGCGGTACCTACCCAGGGCTGTTCAAGCACCTGTTCGACCTGATCGGCCAGGACGCCCTGATCAACACACCGGTACTGCTCGCTGCTACCGGTGGCAGCGAACGCCATGCCCTGGTGCTCGAACACCAGCTACGCCCGCTGCTGAGCTTCTTCCAGTCGCTGACCCTGCCCATCGGGGTCTACGCCAGCGAAGCCGATTTCGCCGACTACCGTATCGTCAGCCCAGCCTTGCAGGCACGTGTGGAGCTGGCGGCGGAACGCGCCGTAAGCGTGTTCAGCAACCAGGCGCATGCGCTGCGCAAGATCGCCTAAGGAGCGCGAACGCATGAGAACCCATCAACAACCCACCGTGCTCAGCCCCTTGCAAACCGCCCGTCGCCTAGCGACGGAGTTCGCCGAAACCGCCGTCGAACGCGACGAGGCCGGTGGCACGCCCAAGCAGCAGCGCGATGCGATCCGCCAGAGCGGCCTGCTGGCCTTGAGCATCCCGACGCAGTTTGGCGGCCTCGGTGCCAGTTGGAGCGAAACCCTCGGCGTGGTGCGCGAGTTCGCCAAGGTCGACAGTTCCATCGCCCATGTCTTCGGCTTCCAGCACCTGATGCTGGCGACCGTGCGCCTGTTTGCCCGCCCAGATCAGTGGCAACCCTGGTTCGAGCAGACCGCGCGCAAGAACTGGTTCTGGGGCAATGCCCTCAATCCGCTGGACACCCGTACCGTACTCAAGCGCTTCGATGGCTGGTACGAGTTTTCCGGCAAGAAGAGTTTCTGCTCCGGCGCCAGCGATTCTGAAATGCTGATCGCCTCGGCCATCGACGAACGCGCCGGTGGCAAGTTGCTGATCGCCGCCATTCCCAGCGCACGCACCGGCATCACACTGCATAGCGACTGGAACAACATGGGCCAGCGCCAGACCGACAGCGGCAGCGCCACCTTCGAGCGCGTGCGCGTGGAGGCGAACGAACTGCTGCTCGACCCCGGCCCGCTGAGCACGCCGTTCGCCTGCCTGCGCCCGCTGATCGCCCAACTGCATTTTGCCTACATCTTCCTTGGCATCACCGAAGGCGCCCTGGAAGAAGCACGCCAGTACACCCTCAAGGAGGGGCGCCCGTGGTTCCGCTCCAAGGCCCAGCACGTCAGTGAAGACCCTTACATCCTGCGCCATTACGGCGAATTCTGGGTCGGTTTGGAAGGCGTGCGCCTGCTGGTGGAACGTGCTGCCGAGCAGCTCGATGCCGCCTGGCACAAGGAACACGCCCTGGGTGCCGAAGAGCGCGCACAACTGGCGCTGGCCATCGCCACCGCCAAGGTAGCGGCAGTGCGCACCGGCCTGGACATCTGCAACCGGCTGTTCGAGGTGGTCGGCGCGCGCGCCACCCACGCCTCGCTCCGCTTCGACCGTTACTGGCGCAACCTGCGCACCCAGAGCCTGCACGACCCACTGGACTACAAGCTCCATGAGCTGGGTGAGTGGGCGCTGAACCAGACGCGACCTACGCCCACCTTCTATTCATAGGGATTCCCATGCAACTGCTGACCCTCCCCCCTTCGCCGACACTGGCTACCTCGATCCGGGCGACCGCACAG
Proteins encoded:
- a CDS encoding acyl carrier protein encodes the protein MNNPLELDSVISSTQEILAQLLVLDRGDVAEHSSIVDDLSADSLDIVDLSFQLGRQYGCTLPKTSVLDHAVAVFGDATRFVEKGRITQDGVALLEQSLSAYAPGQLHVGMQPGDVFSATTVRNWAQQCHNVFNYLPETCPECGAVHAQLNERKQVVCGGCSARLTPLDGDSISRLLVEHYAATQLKASA
- a CDS encoding acyl-CoA dehydrogenase family protein, translated to MRTHQQPTVLSPLQTARRLATEFAETAVERDEAGGTPKQQRDAIRQSGLLALSIPTQFGGLGASWSETLGVVREFAKVDSSIAHVFGFQHLMLATVRLFARPDQWQPWFEQTARKNWFWGNALNPLDTRTVLKRFDGWYEFSGKKSFCSGASDSEMLIASAIDERAGGKLLIAAIPSARTGITLHSDWNNMGQRQTDSGSATFERVRVEANELLLDPGPLSTPFACLRPLIAQLHFAYIFLGITEGALEEARQYTLKEGRPWFRSKAQHVSEDPYILRHYGEFWVGLEGVRLLVERAAEQLDAAWHKEHALGAEERAQLALAIATAKVAAVRTGLDICNRLFEVVGARATHASLRFDRYWRNLRTQSLHDPLDYKLHELGEWALNQTRPTPTFYS
- the msuE gene encoding FMN reductase codes for the protein MSTPFKVVAVSGGTARPSRTLALTEAIVSEVGRRLNIDAHLIELGNIARPLGSALWRKELPETVEHELRQIESADLLIVAAPVYRGTYPGLFKHLFDLIGQDALINTPVLLAATGGSERHALVLEHQLRPLLSFFQSLTLPIGVYASEADFADYRIVSPALQARVELAAERAVSVFSNQAHALRKIA
- a CDS encoding beta-ketoacyl-[acyl-carrier-protein] synthase family protein, which gives rise to MQAREVLVTGYGLVAPTALDAASLFTTISENRSCIRQHPAFVELGFANPAAGFVDEQQWQVIAAAFPGDLQTTSRQEWLAHYVARQALAHAGLADGAFARVASGIFVGANKHCVSGDLRDASRYMDDQGRVDLDQYLDNHTLSGGAFARRVDQQTRHLAKWLGVRDHISTHSDACAAGTMAIGSAYRAIARGEIDLALCGAVELMAHELSYYSFDGLGALCQRVDFSPQEQSRPFMPDRCGFVLSEGAALLVLESREHAERRQACSLGRVLGYANLCEAEKITSSSRDGSKYAACMTAALVDAELTSAAVDHVNVHGTSTQANDRCEALGLAQVFGETLEQMTFTANKSAVGHSLAGSGAIEAVLSLMSIQLGVALPTLNFQPDKSEFPELKFLCEPLQQPIDVVLSNSFGFGGVNSSLVLGRA
- a CDS encoding LLM class flavin-dependent oxidoreductase, with amino-acid sequence MSDPTPLLFGLYEQASVGCGGAPSLWTHPADERLGINTLKFWSNQARIAEQANLDLFFFADVLGFYDVHGGNHDAALKWAVEAPANDPLLHIPALAALTEHLAFGATVSTTYEHPFSHARRFSTLDHLTDGRIGWNIVTSYLSSAARNFGLNQMIRHDDRYARAEEFMEVVYKLWEGSWADDAVVADKAKQLYARGERVRPIDHEGTYYRVAGPHLTAPSPQRSPLLIQAGWSGRGRQFAAKHAELIFTAKSDPLEIRAGLDDIARQAVANGRAADDVKSLTVLRIVTAPTAIEAQQKYDQLQSHYHLKAQLVSYAGDTGIDIGRYADNEPLTTQTEGMTSYVMRPDGSGKPLTAGDVRQRFAKVTRGTDLILVGTPAQVAEKIEEHARLSGTTGYMLNPLISPGTLTDFAEWVVPELQKRGLYRTAAQRGTLRSRLRGDGANHLPSNAYGARFRFTQG